In Mixophyes fleayi isolate aMixFle1 chromosome 11, aMixFle1.hap1, whole genome shotgun sequence, one DNA window encodes the following:
- the LOC142107838 gene encoding chloride channel protein 2-like — protein MKVSKLQPINRSPRDPCNQHNGWSWDRTRRRRGEDAGTERYIQAVAQNASGSESLPGSSEECPVPCRGTTGISCSLLGVIMALISFTMDFTVSKMLNAHRWLQQELGENVLLQYLSWIVVPRCPGRILHRLCPEHHSSLRGVRDS, from the exons ATGAAG GTCTCCAAACTTCAACCTATAAATCGTAgccccagggacccctgcaatcAGCACAATGGATGGTCCTGGGATAGAAcaaggagaaggagaggagaggacGCTGGTACAGAAAGATATATTCAGGCCGTGGCCCAAAACGCGTCGGGTAGTGAAAG TCTGCCTGGAAGTAGTGAAGAGTGTCCTGTTCCGTGTCGGGGGACGACTGGTATTTCCTGTTCGCTTCTGGGGGTCATCATGGCACTCATTAGCTTCACCATGGACTTCACCGTCTCCAAAATGTTGAATG CTCATCGGTGGCTCCAGCAGGAACTCGGGGAGAATGTGCTTCTCCAATACCTCTCCTGGATCGTTGTACCCCGTTGCCCTGGTCGCATTCTCCACCGgctttgcccagagcatcactcctcactCAGGGG GGTCCGGGATTCCTGA